The Rhodobacteraceae bacterium LMO-JJ12 genome contains the following window.
AGCAGAAGCGCCTGATTGGCGGCGACCTCGTCCTGAAGCGCGCGACAGCGCATTGCCCAGAATTCGGCTGAGCCCTCGATCACTGGTTTGGAGTCAACAGACAGGCCCCCGCCATCCAGCGTCTCGCTTGACTCGTTGAAAAGGCTTACCAGAATATCGAGCGTATGGCGCGCCTCGCTGAACCCGCCATGGCGGGCCTGAATAAGTGCCAGTTCGGTAATGGATTCGCCGCGTTTGCCGCGCGTCTTGCATTCTTCGTGATAGACGCTGTACCCGATATCGACTGGAATGTGGTGAAACTTGTATTTGGAGGCCATGCCCAAAAACAGGTCCGCATCCATGGCGTAATGCAGTTCTTCCTTGCATGGCCCTGCGGCATCCCAGGCGGTGCGTGAAAAGAACACGCTGGGTTGTACGAGATGGTGTGTCGCGTAATCCAGCAGGTAAGAGAATTCGAGCTTTTCAGGCGCAAACACAAAATGCCGGATCGGAGTGAAATCTTTTTCGGTCATATAGGCGTTGCCGACCACCACTTCGGTGCCTGGATTGTCGCGGAACGCCCGGCGAACGGCCAAAAGCGCACCCGGCAAGATTATGTCATCCCCGTTGAGCCAGTAGAGGATCGGCTTGGTGGCGCGGGCGAAACCCTTGTTTATGGCATCCGACTGTCCGCTGTCGCGTTCGCTCACGATAACGGCAAAGCTATCTTTGTAGTGTTCAACGATGTCACGGGTGTTGTCGGTGCTGCCACCGTCCATCAGAATAAGTTCTATCCCGTTAAGATCATTGCATAACAGGCTGCGAATGGTCTTCTCAAGAAAGGCCCCCGCGTTATAGATCGGGATCACGACTGACACGCCCGGCAGATCCGGTTCGGACGGTTCGATCACCAGTTTTGCTTCCCAAGGCAAAATCGATTCTTGGGATAAGGGTTCAGGCAGCATGACGAACACTCCTCAAGAGATTGTCGATTTCCGCGATTAGTGCGCGTTCGTAATCGTTTTGACAGGCTAAGCAAAGGTAGTCGTAAAGCCGATCGTTCAGAATGGTGTCAACGCTCAGAAGTTCGCGACCGAAAAGTTGGGCAAATTCGAGACGCGCACTTGCCGGGGCATCAGCCATATTGGTACGTATCTGCGTGACCGCCTCGCTATGGCGGTTGTTGGCTGGGTAAGTGTCGCTTGTGTTGGCGGCAAGGCCCGGTTTGCACATCAACTCAAACAGGATTGCCAGCAAGGTTTCGGCGAAACGATGATGTGTGCTCTGGCTGCGAACAAAAAACTCGGAACTGGAGGAAAAATCGAACTCTGCGCCATGCAGATGTGCTTCCGCCAGGTTGGCCATCAAGTAAAAGTTGTAATTCCATTGCGCCCACGGCAGCATGTCACAGAGGCGTCGACAGATGCGCAACGCCTCTGGTGAGGCGTGCTTGGTCGGGCCGGGCTGGCGGTAATAGGTGGCGCGGATGAGATTGGTATAACCCGTATATCGGTCGCAATCAGACCTGATCTTTTGGGCGAATTCCGCCGCAGCCTGGCCGTAGCTGTCTGACTGAACTGTCCCCAGCTCCTTGAGAACAGGTACATATTGGTGCAGCTCATCCACCTCACCATAAGCCTGAGGATGGCTTTCATGCAGCAAGAGGCCACTGTCCATGATGGCCCCACCTACTTCGCGGCTGCAGATGACTGAACCCATCAGGTAATCCCACCCCGGCACCCCAAAACACATCCGCGCAGCCACCGGTAGCTGGCCCAGGATGGTGTTGATCTTGCGCAGCGCCAAGGGGCTGATCATGAAGATATCCAGCCCCCCGCGATAGGGCCTGCGGCATACGAATTCAGTCGCTTCGACCTTCGAGGTTTCCTCGCGGCAAAGTGCCACGGCCGGTGAATCGGACAAGTAAGCGTTCACAAACCCCGTATCGCGGATGGCCGGGTAGATGTCGGAATTCACCAGAACTATCGGGCTTTGAGGATACATCAGCTGCAAGCGGTTCAGAAGCGGTCTGATCCGCGGAACCGCCTTACCATAGTCCACCGCGCCGGTTTCACGCTTCTTGACGTTCAGGATTGCCTCTTCCGGCAGCCCAGCGGCAGTCAATTCCTTGATTTCGGCTTTGGTATTTATGCTGTGAACATCGAACCCAAGCGCCGTCCACGCCTGAAAGCAGCGCATCTGATGCGTCAGCCGCGAAAACGGGTTTATGGATGTCACAACGACGGGCTTTTGCATGAAATCACCCCAAGAATTGATCGAGGATATATATGATATTGATCAATGTTCTATTCCGGTTAGCGTCCCATTGCATGAAACGTCGGATATCGCAAGTCAAGCCGCTGAATAACGAGGTGTGTCACGCCTACTACAACCAGTTGCCCTGGTTGTAGGCGGGTCCGACGTCAGGCGGCTATCGGTGCTGACTCATACCCTGCTTGCTGGATCGCGGCGCTTACGTCGGCCACGGGCAGCGATGTCTCGATGATCACGTGTGCATGGAGCGTCGAAAGGCTGCGGCCTCTGTGATGGAGGCCGCGCGCGGTTGGTGGGGCGACCCGCAAGACCGCCCGGTCTTATGTGCCTCAGACTTGTTGCGGGCGCATGTCGGCGGCATCGACCCCGGCCACGGTGACTGGCTTTTTCATGGCGTCGCGGCGGAACGGTTCGCCCAGTTCCTGATTGATCATCGCTTCGATCAGCGTGGTCTTGCCCGCCTTCTGATCCTTGATCGCCTGGTCGAGCGCAGCGGTCAGTTCGTCCATTGTGCGCGCCACAACTCCTTTGAGGCCGCAGGCCTTGGCGATGGCGGCATATGAAACCTGCTCGTCCAGTTCGGTGCCGACGAAATTGTCATCAAACCAGAGGGTCGAATTGCGCTTTTCCGCACCCCATTGATAGTTCCGGAAGACGATCTGAGTGATCGCGGGCCATTCGGAGCGGCCAATCGCAGTAAGCTCGTTCACCGCGATGCCAAAGGCACCGTCGCCGGAGAAGCCGACCACCGGCACATCGGGGCAGCCGATCTTGGCGCCGATCACGGCAGGCAGGCCATAGCCGCAGGGCCCAAAGAGGCCGGGGGCGAGATACTTGCGCCCCTCGTCAAAGGATGGGTAGGCGTTGCCGATGGCGCAGTTGTTGCCGATGTCAGAACTGATGATCGCCTCGCGCGGCAGGGCGGATTGGATCGCGCGCCATGCCATGCGCGGGCTCATCCAGTCGGGTTTGTCAGCGCGAGCGCGTTGGTTCCATGTGGTGCCGGGATCGTCGTCTTCATGGTCCATCCCGGCAAGTTGCTGCGCCCATGTGGTTTTGGCCGCTGCGATGGCCGCGCGACGCGAGTCGCGGTTTTCGTCGCCAGCGTTATCGGCGAGTTGATCGAGGATGCCCTCAGCGACCTTGGCGGCGTCGCCGATGATGCCGACGGTGACCTTTTTCGTCAGGCCGATACGGTCAGGGTTGATGTCAACTTGGATGACTTTGGCGTCCGCTGGCCAGTAGTCCATGCCATAACCCGGCAAGGTTGAGAAGGGATTGAGGCGGGTACCGAGACAGAGCACGACATCGGCGTTCTTAATCAGCTCCATGCCTGCTTTGGACCCGTTGTAGCCAAGAGGGCCGGCAAAAAGCGGGTGGCCGCCGGGGAAGGCGTCATTGTGTTGATAGCCGACGCAGACGGGCGCATCGAGCCGTTCAGCCAGCGCGATTGAGGCCGCGATGCCGCCCTTGGAGAGCACAACACCGGCACCATTGAGGATGACCGGGTTTTTCGCGGTGCTTAGCAGCGCGGCGGCGGCGGCGACCGAATTGGTGCCGCCCGGTGACATCTCGAATTCGATCGGTTCGGGGATTTCGATGTCCACGATCTGAGTCCAATAGTCGCGCGGGATATTGAGCTGGGCCGGGCCCGAGAGACGTTTGGCTTGTGAAATCACCCGGGTCAGGACCTCGGCGACGCGGGACGGATCGCGGACCTCTTCCTGATAGGCGACCATGTCCTCGAACAGCTTCATCTGCTCGACTTCCTGAAAGCCGCCCTGACCGATGGTTTTGTTGGCCGCCTGGGGCGTGACCAGCAGGAGCGGCGTGTGGTTCCAATAGGCGGTTTTGACGGCGGTGACGAAATTGGTGATGCCGGGGCCGTTTTGGGCGATCATCATCGACATCTTGCCGGTGGCACGGGTATAGCCATCGGCCATCATGCCCGCGCTGCCTTCGTGCGCACAGTCCCAGAAAGTGATCCCGGCCTTGGGGAAGAGATCGGAAATCGGCATCATGGCCGAGCCGATGATGCCGAAAGCGTGCTCAATACCGTGGCGCTGAAGCACTTTTACGAAGGCTTCTTCGGTGGTCATTTTCATGGGTGCGATCCTTTGGGCAGACGGGTTGCGGGGCGAGCGGTTGGCGCGCCGGGTTGGCACGAAATTAGGGTCTTCGCGCAAACGGGGTTAGAGCCAGATGGGTTTGCGGAATAGTACCAGATTGGCGAGATTCGGCCAATACCTCGGCCAGAATCGAGATGCCTTCGGCAATGCGCTCAGTGGGAATGGAGGAATAGCCGAGCCGGTAGTGACAGCGCCCGCGATCGGCGTCGGCAAAGAAGGCATGGCCCGGCTCGATCAACACGCCGCGGGCGCGCAGGCGGGCGTCGAGCGCTTGGATGTCGATATGCCCCGCCGCGCGCATCCAGAACGAAGAGCCACCGAACGCGCCGCTGCCGTCGACGCTCAGACCATGTGCGGTGATTGCTTGGCTCATGGCTTCGCGACGGCTGCGCAGGGTCTCGCCCATGCGGCGGATCAGGCTGTCGTAGTGGCCAAGCGACAGGAAATAGGCAGCCGTGCGTTGGGTGTGGCCCGGCACATGGCGCAGCACCGAGGCCCGCAAGGCGCGCGCTTCGCGGATGAAAGGGGGCGAACCGACAAGGAAGCCGAGCCGCAGCCCCGGAAAGAGCGATTTCGAGAACGAGCCGACATAGATCACGCGCCCGTCGCGATCGAGTGATTTCAGCGCCGGAGAGGGCGGCGAAAGGAACGAGATTTCGAACTCGTAATCATCCTCGACGATCACCGCGTCGAGTTCGCGGGCGCGTTCGAGCAGCGCCTGGCGACGGGTGAGCGGCATGGTGGCGGTTGTCGGGCATTGATGGCTGGGGGTGGTGAAAATCACATCGGTGTCGTCGGGCAGGGCCTCTGGCGGCAGGCCATCTCCGTCAACCGCCACAGGGGCCACATGACAGCGTGATTGGCCGAGAATGTCGCGCAAGGCCGGATAGCAAGGGTCTTCGATGGCGGCTTTGCGGCGTTGGGTCAAAAGCACCTGTGCCGCCAGCCACAGCGCATTCTGCGCGCCCATGGTGACGAGGATTTCCTCGGCCCCGGCCAGGATGCCCCGGCGCGGCAGGATGTGGCGGGCGATAAACGAGACCAGCTCGGGATCGTCCTGATCGTAGTAATCCGAGGTGAGCGAGGCGAAGTCCTTCTGGCCCAGCGCCTGAAGCGCGCATTGTCGCCAGTTGGCGTGATCGAACAGGCGCGGGTCGGTTTGGCCATAAACGAACGGATAGCGATAGGAGGACCAGTCGAGCGGTTTGACGGGAGTTGCCCCGCCGGAAAATCGCTGACCGATGACACGGGTCCAATCCACTGCATCCTGGCGCGGTGATTGCGGCGGAAAGGCGGGCGGGTCGGGCGCTTCTTCGGAAACGAAATACCCCGAGCGGCCACGAGCGGCGAGATAGTCAGACGCGACCAGTTCGGTGTAGGCCAGCGTCACGGTAATGCGCGACACGCCGAGATGCGCCGCCAGCTTGCGCGATGAGGGCAGTTTTTCACCGCGTTGGAAACGCCCGGAAAGGATACCCTCGGCCACCATCGCTTGAATGCGCGCCTGCAAGGTGCCTTGCGCGTCAGGATCGAGAAAGAAGGTATCTACTGAAATTGTCATAAGGCGCAACGTAGGCTGGCCTTACGCGCGGCGCAATCTGGTCTTAAAGCGTTTCGAGATAAACCAGACTCACGGGTTGATCTTGGAACGCTCGCGGCATTGATTTGCAGCGCGGTGTTTTCGCTTAACCCGGTCTCAGCTTTAAGCAGAACGCTTCGGAGATAGCGATAAAGAACACGGGCAGAAGCCGCGGCATGTTTTCATCTTTCCAAAATACGCAATTCGTCGGTTGCGTCTTGCGCTCCGATTGAAGTGGCGGTGAAAGCCCGAAACCCATGAAAAGGGGGGCCGAGCGAAGCGAGGCCCCCCTTGAGCGACGCGCGAAAGCGCGGCGCAATTCCTTACAATTTGGCGTCAGCCAAAGACGCGGGCCAGCGCGGTATCGACCGCATCGGTGATCGCGTCGATATCGTCAGACTTGGCAATCAGCGCAGGCGAGAAGCAGAGTGTGTTGTTGAAGCCCGGCACCGAGCGGTTTGTTGCGCCGATAATCACGCCTTGCGCACCGCATTCGCCGACGACCTGTGCGACTTCCTTTTCGCTCACCGGTTCTTTGCTGGTGCGATCTGCCACAAGCTCGGCCCCGAGAAACAGGCCCTTGCCGCGCACATCGCCGATCACCTTGTGCTTTTCCATCAGCGCCAACAGGTTCGACTTCATCCGCTCGCCCATCAAAGTGGTGTTTTCCAGCAGGTTTTCATCTTCGATGATGCGCATGTTTTCCAGCGCCGCCGCCGGGCCGGCCGTGCAGCCGCCGAACGTGGAGATGTCGCGGAAATAGTTCAGCGGATCGCTAGCGTCGTCCTTGAACATGTCGAACACCCGCTCGGTGGTGACGCAGCAGGCGATGGCGGCGTAGCCCGAGGCGACGCCCTTGGCCATGGTCACGAAATCGGGCTCGACGCCGTAATGCTGATAGCCGAACCATTCGGTGCCGGTGCGCCCGACGCCGCAGACCACCTCATCGATATGCAAGAGCACATCATATTTGCGGCAGATCTCCTGCACGCGCGGCCAATAGCCCTCGGGCGCTTCGATGACGCCGCCACCTGCGGTGACCGGTTCAAGGCAGAGCGCGCCCACGGTGTCGGCGCCTTCGCGCAGGATCACCTCTTCGATCTGGTTTGCGGCCCATTCGCCATAGCTTTCAGACGTGCCATCCCAGCCCTGTTGCGCGCGGTATTCCATGCAATGGGGCACGCGCACGAAATCGGGGGCGAAGGGGCCGTATTGCACATTGCGCTCGTCCTGGCCGCCGCACGACATCGCGCCGATGGTC
Protein-coding sequences here:
- a CDS encoding glycosyltransferase, whose product is MLPEPLSQESILPWEAKLVIEPSEPDLPGVSVVIPIYNAGAFLEKTIRSLLCNDLNGIELILMDGGSTDNTRDIVEHYKDSFAVIVSERDSGQSDAINKGFARATKPILYWLNGDDIILPGALLAVRRAFRDNPGTEVVVGNAYMTEKDFTPIRHFVFAPEKLEFSYLLDYATHHLVQPSVFFSRTAWDAAGPCKEELHYAMDADLFLGMASKYKFHHIPVDIGYSVYHEECKTRGKRGESITELALIQARHGGFSEARHTLDILVSLFNESSETLDGGGLSVDSKPVIEGSAEFWAMRCRALQDEVAANQALLLNKDIALTDASTETS
- a CDS encoding PLP-dependent aminotransferase family protein, with translation MTISVDTFFLDPDAQGTLQARIQAMVAEGILSGRFQRGEKLPSSRKLAAHLGVSRITVTLAYTELVASDYLAARGRSGYFVSEEAPDPPAFPPQSPRQDAVDWTRVIGQRFSGGATPVKPLDWSSYRYPFVYGQTDPRLFDHANWRQCALQALGQKDFASLTSDYYDQDDPELVSFIARHILPRRGILAGAEEILVTMGAQNALWLAAQVLLTQRRKAAIEDPCYPALRDILGQSRCHVAPVAVDGDGLPPEALPDDTDVIFTTPSHQCPTTATMPLTRRQALLERARELDAVIVEDDYEFEISFLSPPSPALKSLDRDGRVIYVGSFSKSLFPGLRLGFLVGSPPFIREARALRASVLRHVPGHTQRTAAYFLSLGHYDSLIRRMGETLRSRREAMSQAITAHGLSVDGSGAFGGSSFWMRAAGHIDIQALDARLRARGVLIEPGHAFFADADRGRCHYRLGYSSIPTERIAEGISILAEVLAESRQSGTIPQTHLALTPFARRP
- the xsc gene encoding sulfoacetaldehyde acetyltransferase — translated: MKMTTEEAFVKVLQRHGIEHAFGIIGSAMMPISDLFPKAGITFWDCAHEGSAGMMADGYTRATGKMSMMIAQNGPGITNFVTAVKTAYWNHTPLLLVTPQAANKTIGQGGFQEVEQMKLFEDMVAYQEEVRDPSRVAEVLTRVISQAKRLSGPAQLNIPRDYWTQIVDIEIPEPIEFEMSPGGTNSVAAAAALLSTAKNPVILNGAGVVLSKGGIAASIALAERLDAPVCVGYQHNDAFPGGHPLFAGPLGYNGSKAGMELIKNADVVLCLGTRLNPFSTLPGYGMDYWPADAKVIQVDINPDRIGLTKKVTVGIIGDAAKVAEGILDQLADNAGDENRDSRRAAIAAAKTTWAQQLAGMDHEDDDPGTTWNQRARADKPDWMSPRMAWRAIQSALPREAIISSDIGNNCAIGNAYPSFDEGRKYLAPGLFGPCGYGLPAVIGAKIGCPDVPVVGFSGDGAFGIAVNELTAIGRSEWPAITQIVFRNYQWGAEKRNSTLWFDDNFVGTELDEQVSYAAIAKACGLKGVVARTMDELTAALDQAIKDQKAGKTTLIEAMINQELGEPFRRDAMKKPVTVAGVDAADMRPQQV
- a CDS encoding aminotransferase class III-fold pyridoxal phosphate-dependent enzyme — encoded protein: MDGHLSENDISHVVDADRAHVWHHLTQHKPFETGEPRVIIEGKGMRVWDQNGKEFLDAVSGGVWTVNVGYGRESIANAVRDQLIKLNYFAGSAGSVPGALFSEKLISKMPGMTRVYHTNSGSEANEKAFKMVRQIAHKRYGGKKRKILYRERDYHGSTIGAMSCGGQDERNVQYGPFAPDFVRVPHCMEYRAQQGWDGTSESYGEWAANQIEEVILREGADTVGALCLEPVTAGGGVIEAPEGYWPRVQEICRKYDVLLHIDEVVCGVGRTGTEWFGYQHYGVEPDFVTMAKGVASGYAAIACCVTTERVFDMFKDDASDPLNYFRDISTFGGCTAGPAAALENMRIIEDENLLENTTLMGERMKSNLLALMEKHKVIGDVRGKGLFLGAELVADRTSKEPVSEKEVAQVVGECGAQGVIIGATNRSVPGFNNTLCFSPALIAKSDDIDAITDAVDTALARVFG